A genome region from Dethiobacter alkaliphilus AHT 1 includes the following:
- a CDS encoding methylenetetrahydrofolate reductase has protein sequence MTLSNLQKALKSGEFIVTGELGPPKSAERDKIEHHGHLLGGVVDAINLTDNQTAIVRTSSVACGKILIDMGLDPVIQITCRDRNRIAIQSDVLGAAALGIKNILCLQGDHANFGNEPNAKNVNDLDSMNLIQTLKNMRDEEVFIGGEKLEAPIDICIGAVENPFADPFEYRAYRLAKKVEAGADFIQTQAIFDMDRFERWMEKVRELGIHKKVPILAGVIPIKSLGAARYMKNNVSGMIVPDEIIDRIKGAEKKKEEGVKLCVEMIEHLKTVEGVAGIHLMAVAWEEIVPEICERAGLLPRPKFD, from the coding sequence CACTAAGCAATCTGCAAAAAGCTTTAAAAAGCGGCGAGTTTATTGTTACAGGCGAACTAGGTCCTCCAAAAAGCGCTGAACGGGATAAGATTGAGCATCACGGCCACCTTTTAGGCGGCGTGGTTGATGCCATCAACTTAACCGATAACCAGACTGCCATTGTGCGGACCTCCAGTGTGGCCTGTGGTAAAATCCTGATAGACATGGGCTTGGACCCGGTTATCCAGATTACCTGCCGCGACCGTAACCGCATCGCCATCCAGTCCGACGTTTTAGGTGCTGCAGCTTTGGGAATTAAAAATATCCTCTGCCTGCAGGGTGACCATGCCAACTTCGGCAACGAGCCCAATGCCAAAAACGTAAACGACCTGGATTCCATGAACCTGATTCAGACCTTAAAAAACATGCGTGATGAAGAAGTGTTCATCGGCGGTGAAAAACTGGAAGCTCCCATCGATATCTGTATCGGTGCTGTGGAAAACCCCTTTGCCGATCCCTTTGAATACCGGGCTTACCGCCTGGCCAAAAAAGTGGAAGCCGGCGCCGACTTTATCCAGACTCAGGCCATCTTTGATATGGACCGCTTTGAGCGCTGGATGGAAAAAGTACGCGAATTGGGTATCCACAAAAAAGTACCCATCTTAGCCGGCGTTATCCCCATTAAATCCTTGGGTGCCGCCCGCTATATGAAAAACAATGTATCCGGCATGATCGTTCCCGATGAAATCATCGACCGGATCAAGGGTGCCGAAAAGAAAAAAGAAGAGGGCGTCAAGTTGTGCGTGGAGATGATCGAACACCTGAAAACGGTGGAAGGCGTAGCCGGCATTCACCTGATGGCCGTAGCCTGGGAAGAAATCGTCCCGGAAATCTGCGAACGTGCAGGTCTTCTGCCGCGTCCCAAGTTCGACTAA